A genomic segment from Polyangium mundeleinium encodes:
- a CDS encoding serine/threonine-protein kinase: MRSGEVLDDRFVLGRRAGSGGMGTVWRAVDRITGEPVALKLLRDPEGESGPRFLKEARILSTFEHPHVVRYVAHGIAASGEPYLAMEWLEGESLLARLERGALGIEESLSLARHVADALGAAHARRIVHRDVKPSNLFLVGGAPDRVKILDFGIAQSGGTDALTRTGSILGTPGYMAPEQARGDREADARADVFALGCVLFECLSGKPAFQGAHPMALLAKLLLEEPPRLRDLRPDAPEPLAALVHRLLSKDPEVRPEDGAAVREILDRIDATARLPVSTGEPSRASLTGTERRLVSIVAVSPPLDREAPRDLVAAVRRVAIPLGARVEELSSGAVVAVLLGEGSVVDQAANAARCATWTKLAAPEAAVVLVTGRGESTNRLPVGEALERAAALLDEALSEQQEGAPVRIDDNTRALLDAHFDLVEQEGRIALRGERRTGQESRTLLGRPSPFVGRDRELRNVVDLVDESFDERRPSAVLVTAPPGMGKSRLRQELLRVVKERHTNVACTIARPDAIGAGSAFSLLSGALRDILQISAGEPIEAQRRKIELLTSVFADEAERRTIMEFLGELAGAPFPDEGRPRLRAARQNPQLMADQIEAAYRALTAAVGATRPILVVLEDLHWGDAPSLKILDAALRDLSDVPFVVLAFARPAVHEVFPRLWAGRNVQEIRLGPLPRRAATELVSAVLGGDVAAERGAALVERAEGNAFFLEELIRAVADGRGGELPDTVLGMVEARLSALAPESRRLLRAASIFGEVFWENGLRELLGDGEPLAGSLSELCARELVTRRLHSRFAGQEEYTFRHAIIREGAYAMLTDQDRHLGHRLAGAWLKRAGEPDALVLAEHFQRGRDPENAAAHYLRAGGQSFDRDDFSGALLCAQRGIACGASGEVLGNLQTLCAMAHCWRSELDAAHRASVSALPLVARGGRWACLLLFHGTWASLVVGAEEDFLRMAGRFVHFDPEPDARRDYLLWAPLAASLLTSYGRRELCRALLDRAERLAASMPALDLDLAGSLAIGQSDELRAFERAPFRQLELTRRAVSAFEAIGDARNHITALNRLGQALGEIGEREAGERALRAAVEHARRIRGPFALLQSELHLAALLVGFGESAKWAEAESIAERVLGAAGVSDGYRGWARGLRAQILLHRGVYEDAAREARVALALCQRVPLRKLWITTLLVRCLVLLRKADEARALAREIGAALGKDGGGYVEIEARLVMAEACAEEGEMEEASRALRDVVHRIEARAAEIPDEALRSHYLQAVPENVRARSLATAWL; encoded by the coding sequence ATGCGATCCGGTGAGGTGCTGGACGATCGGTTCGTGCTCGGGAGGCGGGCCGGATCTGGAGGGATGGGGACGGTGTGGCGCGCCGTCGACCGGATCACGGGCGAGCCCGTGGCGCTCAAGCTCCTGCGTGACCCCGAGGGGGAGTCGGGCCCGCGTTTCCTGAAGGAGGCACGTATTCTCTCGACGTTCGAGCACCCGCACGTCGTGCGTTACGTGGCCCATGGCATTGCCGCGTCGGGCGAACCTTACCTCGCGATGGAATGGCTCGAAGGCGAGAGCCTGCTCGCGCGCCTCGAGCGGGGCGCGCTCGGCATCGAGGAGAGTTTGTCCCTCGCCCGCCACGTCGCCGATGCGCTCGGCGCGGCGCATGCGCGGCGGATCGTCCACCGGGACGTCAAGCCGAGCAACCTGTTCCTCGTGGGCGGCGCGCCCGATCGCGTGAAGATCCTCGATTTCGGCATCGCGCAGAGCGGCGGGACGGACGCGCTCACCCGGACGGGCTCGATCCTGGGGACGCCGGGATACATGGCCCCGGAGCAGGCGCGCGGCGACCGCGAAGCCGACGCGCGGGCCGACGTGTTCGCCCTCGGGTGTGTCCTGTTCGAGTGTTTGTCGGGGAAACCCGCGTTCCAGGGCGCGCACCCGATGGCCCTGCTCGCGAAGCTCCTGCTCGAAGAGCCGCCGCGCCTCCGGGATCTGCGCCCCGACGCGCCCGAGCCGCTCGCGGCGCTCGTTCATCGTTTGCTGTCCAAGGATCCGGAGGTGCGCCCCGAGGACGGCGCGGCGGTGCGTGAGATCCTCGACCGCATCGACGCGACCGCGAGGCTGCCCGTCTCGACCGGCGAGCCTTCGCGGGCATCCCTCACGGGCACGGAGCGGCGGCTCGTCTCGATCGTGGCGGTCTCGCCGCCGCTCGATCGCGAAGCGCCGCGGGACCTCGTGGCGGCGGTGCGGCGCGTGGCGATCCCGCTCGGCGCGCGGGTCGAGGAGCTTTCCTCCGGCGCGGTCGTGGCCGTGCTGCTCGGTGAGGGAAGCGTCGTGGATCAGGCGGCGAACGCGGCGCGTTGCGCGACGTGGACGAAGCTCGCGGCGCCCGAGGCGGCCGTCGTCCTGGTGACGGGGCGCGGCGAGTCGACGAACCGCCTGCCCGTGGGCGAGGCGCTCGAACGCGCAGCGGCGCTGCTCGACGAGGCGCTCTCGGAGCAGCAGGAGGGCGCGCCCGTCCGGATCGACGACAACACGCGCGCGCTGCTCGACGCGCATTTCGATCTGGTCGAGCAGGAGGGGCGGATCGCGCTGCGCGGCGAGCGCCGGACGGGGCAGGAGAGCCGCACGTTGCTCGGCCGGCCGAGCCCCTTCGTGGGCCGCGACCGCGAGCTCCGGAACGTCGTCGACCTCGTGGACGAGAGCTTCGACGAGCGGCGCCCCTCGGCCGTGCTGGTGACGGCGCCGCCGGGGATGGGCAAATCGCGCCTCCGGCAGGAGCTCTTGCGGGTGGTCAAGGAGCGCCACACGAACGTCGCCTGCACCATCGCGCGGCCGGATGCGATCGGCGCCGGCTCGGCCTTCTCGCTGCTCTCGGGCGCGCTGCGCGACATCCTGCAGATCTCGGCGGGCGAACCGATCGAGGCGCAGCGTCGCAAGATCGAGCTCCTCACGTCGGTCTTTGCCGACGAGGCGGAGCGACGCACGATCATGGAGTTCCTCGGCGAGCTCGCGGGCGCGCCGTTCCCCGACGAGGGCAGGCCGCGCCTGCGCGCGGCGCGTCAGAACCCGCAGCTCATGGCCGACCAGATCGAGGCGGCCTACCGCGCGCTCACGGCGGCGGTCGGGGCCACGCGGCCGATCCTCGTGGTGCTCGAGGATCTGCACTGGGGAGACGCGCCGTCGCTCAAGATCCTCGACGCCGCGCTGCGTGATCTCTCCGATGTGCCGTTCGTCGTGCTCGCGTTCGCGCGGCCCGCGGTGCACGAGGTCTTCCCGCGCCTGTGGGCGGGCCGGAACGTGCAGGAGATCCGGCTCGGGCCGCTGCCGCGGCGCGCCGCGACGGAGCTCGTGTCGGCCGTGCTCGGCGGCGACGTCGCGGCGGAGCGCGGCGCGGCGCTCGTGGAGCGCGCGGAAGGGAATGCGTTTTTCCTGGAGGAGCTCATCCGCGCGGTCGCGGACGGTCGGGGCGGAGAGCTGCCGGACACCGTGCTCGGCATGGTGGAGGCGCGCCTCTCCGCGCTCGCGCCCGAGTCGCGGCGGCTGCTCCGGGCCGCGAGCATTTTTGGGGAGGTGTTCTGGGAGAACGGCCTCCGCGAGCTGCTCGGCGACGGCGAGCCGCTCGCCGGTTCGCTCTCGGAGCTTTGCGCGCGCGAGCTCGTCACGCGGCGGCTGCATTCGAGGTTCGCCGGACAGGAGGAGTACACGTTCCGCCACGCGATCATCCGCGAGGGCGCGTACGCCATGCTCACCGATCAGGACCGGCACCTCGGCCACAGGCTCGCCGGGGCGTGGTTGAAGCGCGCCGGCGAGCCCGACGCGCTCGTCCTCGCCGAGCATTTCCAGCGCGGCCGCGACCCCGAGAACGCCGCAGCCCATTACCTCCGCGCCGGCGGCCAGTCGTTCGACCGCGACGATTTTTCCGGCGCGCTCCTCTGCGCGCAGCGCGGGATCGCGTGTGGCGCCTCGGGCGAGGTCCTCGGCAACTTGCAGACGCTCTGCGCGATGGCGCATTGCTGGCGGTCGGAGCTCGACGCCGCGCACCGGGCGAGCGTCTCGGCGCTGCCGCTCGTCGCGCGCGGCGGCCGCTGGGCGTGTTTGCTCCTCTTCCACGGCACCTGGGCCTCGCTCGTCGTCGGCGCGGAGGAGGATTTTCTCCGCATGGCCGGCCGTTTCGTCCACTTCGATCCCGAGCCCGACGCGCGCCGCGATTACCTGTTATGGGCCCCGCTCGCCGCCTCCTTGCTCACGTCGTACGGGCGTCGCGAGCTCTGCCGCGCCTTGCTCGACCGGGCCGAGCGGCTCGCCGCGTCGATGCCCGCGCTCGACCTCGACCTCGCCGGCTCCTTGGCGATCGGGCAGAGCGACGAGCTCCGCGCCTTCGAGCGCGCCCCGTTCCGCCAGCTCGAGCTCACGCGTCGGGCCGTCTCCGCGTTTGAAGCCATCGGCGACGCGCGCAACCACATCACCGCGCTGAACCGGCTCGGCCAGGCCCTCGGCGAGATCGGCGAGCGCGAGGCCGGCGAGCGCGCGCTGCGGGCCGCCGTCGAGCATGCGCGCCGCATCCGTGGACCGTTTGCGCTCCTGCAATCGGAGCTCCACCTCGCGGCGCTGCTCGTCGGCTTCGGCGAGTCAGCGAAATGGGCCGAGGCGGAGAGCATCGCCGAGCGTGTGCTCGGGGCCGCGGGTGTGAGCGACGGGTATCGCGGCTGGGCGCGTGGCCTCCGGGCGCAGATCCTGCTCCACCGCGGCGTTTACGAGGACGCTGCCCGCGAGGCGCGCGTGGCCCTCGCCCTTTGCCAGCGGGTCCCGCTGCGCAAGCTCTGGATCACCACGCTCCTCGTGCGTTGCCTCGTCCTTTTGCGAAAGGCGGACGAGGCGCGCGCGCTCGCCCGGGAGATCGGCGCGGCGCTCGGCAAGGACGGCGGTGGTTACGTCGAGATCGAGGCGCGGCTCGTCATGGCCGAGGCGTGCGCCGAGGAGGGCGAGATGGAAGAAGCCTCGCGGGCCCTGCGCGACGTGGTGCACCGGATCGAGGCGCGCGCCGCGGAGATCCCGGACGAGGCGCTGCGCTCGCATTACCTCCAGGCCGTGCCCGAGAACGTCCGCGCCCGCTCGCTCGCGACCGCGTGGCTCTGA